The Bacteroidia bacterium genomic interval TTTATGAAATTTCAGGCTGCAACTTCCATGGAAAAATCTGCCGAGAATCCGGGCGGAAGCTCTGGGATGGATATGGGAGCAGGATTGGCAATGGGACAAATGATGATGAATCAAATGAACCAAAGCAATAACAGTGGGGGAGGAGACTCTTCAGCTCAAAGCAGCGATGAGATCATGTCTCTCCTGGAAAAGCTCGGGAAACTCAAAGAGTCAGGCATTCTGACAGATGAAGAGTTCAACGCCAAGAAAAAAGAATTACTCGACCGCCTCTAGGTCTCAAGATATTTTCAGATTTTTGGAGAAGCGTAGCGCGAAAGTGCTGCGCTTTTTTTCATGGGTAGCAAGACCGGAAAAGCCTTTAGCTATTTTTCCATCTATAAAATGCGAATTGAGACCTTTGTAGCTGAAGATAGAAGAGATAAATATTTTATATTGATAACTAGAATCGAGTCTCCTGGATGATATGCCGATTTATATCATCTACCTAAAGCTTGCAAACCATGAAAAAAATCTTGAGCCTTCTCTCCATCCTTTTTTTTTGGTATTCAAGCTATGCCCAGAACCTTGGCCTGGCCTGGGGATACACCCTGGACAATCAATTGGAATCATTAGGTCAGTCGGTCCTTGTGGATCCACTTGGCAACTCATATATAGAAGGAGTTTATAACGGAAGCCTGGACCTGGACCCGGGACCCGGGATTCAAATGACAAGCAACGATACTGCAAATTATTCTTTGTTTATAAAAAAGATGGATGCTTCAGGGAATTTTCTTTGGGGTCATAGTTTTGGAACAGGAATCAATCCGATTTTAGCGGGAGTTGTATCAGGGAAAAATATGGCAATTGATGGGTATGGGAATGTGTTTTATACAGGGATATTTACGGGCACTATAGATTTTGACCCAGGGCCCAATGCCTTCAATATGACAGCCAATAGCCCGGATGGCTTTGATCATTTTATTCTGAAATTAGATCCGAATGGTAATTTTCTTTGGGCCAGGTCAATGGAGCGAAATTCCCATGAACAGATTGCGAAAATTAGTGTTGATGGGAGGGGAAATGTTTACCTGGGAGGTCAATTTTGGGGAAATGTGGATTTTGATCCGGGGCCCGCTACTTTTTTTATGAATGCCAGATCTAGTGGAAGCTTCTTTATGCTCAAACTGGACCATAAAGGAGACTTCTTGTGGGCAAAATCCATAGGGAATAGCCGCAGAAATAAATTGGGAGCAATAGAGGTAGATAAGCAAGGCAATCTGTATATGTGTGCGGGTTTTAATGGAACCCTGGATGTAGATCCAGGTACGGGTGTTTTTGAGCTTATGTCTCATAACAACTCTCAGAACATTGATGTTTTTGTGTTAAAACTGGATACTTCCGGGGATTTTCTCTGGGGATCTATTGTAAGAAAGGGGGGAGGTACCTGGAATAATATTTTTAATCTCGTGATTGATCCTGACGAGAATGTGATTGTTGGAAGTTCTTATTATGGAGCGGCAGATTTTGATCCCGGGCCAGGCCAGTTTTCGATGGCTACCAGCGGAAATGGCACAGGTTTTACTGTGAAACTAAATAAGCGGGGAGAATTTATCTGGGCAAAACAATTGGAAAGATTTCCGAATAGTAATTCCTCTGATTATGCTACTATAGATATTATTCATTCGGATCCTTTAGGCCATATTTACCTGATTGGGACTATGCTTGGAGAAATGGATGTTGATCCGGGACCAGCTGTATATCGGCTGGGCGCTACACATGTCAGAGGCGGTTTCCTCATAAAATTAAGTCCTTCAGGTGATTTTATATATGCCATTAATCGCCAACCTGTACCTGGATTCGATATATCTGATATGGGCATGGATCCCCTGAATAACCTGTATTTCACAGGACGTTTATTTGAACGTATGGATATTGATCCTGGCCCGGATTCGCTTTTCCTGGGTCCAGATAGTTTAAATGGCGCTTTTTACCTGCTAAAATGGACGCAAGATTCCTGCTCGGATATGCTTGCGATTATTGACAGTTTAGAAGCATTAAGTTGCAATAATGGACAGGGCTATGCCTCAGGGCATGCGTTAGGAGGAAAGGCTCCCTTTTCTTATGAATGGAATAGCAGCCCTCCCAGTACAGATAGTTTCGCAAGCTTCAATATAGGAGGAAGCTATGAGTTTAGTGTGACAGATAGTAGAGGCTGCAATAGCACTTCCCAGGTGCTGCTAAATGGACCGACTAGCCAAAACGGTCAGGATTTGGTCGTCAATATTACTTCTACTCCCTTCCGAACAGGTTTTCCTGCTACGATTTGGCTAGACGCCTTCAATGATGGATGCCAGCCCGTAACTGGAGAAGTGGTACTTGTACTCGATCCATTCTTAAGCTATAATTCTTCTTCGCCTCCTCCGGATACAATCATCGGAGATAGCCTGATCTGGTATGTCAGTAATATGAACTTTGACAGCCCTCATTTTATGGCTGCCGTAGATGTGACAGTTAGTCTGAATGCTGGCATTGGAGAAAGGATATGTCTGGATGCAGATATCAGTCCCAAAACCAATGATACCAACACAAAAAACAATAGCCGTGATTATTGCCGGGACGTAATCAATGCCTTTGATCCTAATGATAAGTTGGCTTCTCCACAGGGATTGTGTGAGGAAGGCTACATAGAGGCAAATGAACGTCTGACCTATACGGTACGTTTTCAGAATACCGGAAATGCTAATGCGATCAATATTTTCATCCTCGATACCCTGGATCAGGATTTCGATATCAATAGCCTCAAAGTTGTAGGCCAAAGTCATAAACCTATGATCACTGAGATCCTTTCAGATCGGGTGCTGAAATTTCGCTTTGACAATATTTATCTGCCGGATAGCACTACGGATGAAAAGAATAGCCATGGCTATGTGATGTTTGAAGTAGCTCCATTGGCTGGGCTTCCTGTGGGAACAGAACTCACCAATGCTGCCGGGATATACTTTGACTTTAACGAGCCGGTGATTACCAATACGGTACTCAATACTATCACCGATGTTCTTCCTTCTTTGGACACCTCTTATGTAAGTGCAAGCAGTTGTAACAGCTATACCCTCAATGGGAGGACCTATATGCAATCCGGAAGTTTCGTTCAGCAACTATCCGGAATGGGGCCCTGTGATAGTGTTGTCATACTGAACCTTAGTCTCCAGCCGCTGGATACGAGTGTGACTTTGATTAGCAAAACTTTGACAGCTAATGAAGGAGGTGCACATGGCCTCAATGTGAGTTACCAATGGGTGGATTGTGATAACAATAATTCGCCTATCAACGGAGCTACCCAACAAAGCTTTACCCCTCAAAGAAATGGAAATTATGCCGTAATTATTAGCCGGGATAACTGTTCCGAGTTATCTGCCTGCACCAATGTCTCCGTACTAAGTATTGACTCGGACTTTCAGGCTCAGTTGAAGTATTATCCAAACCCCACCCAGGCCAGGGTGATATTTGAATTAGGAGGATTTTATCAAGAAGTAAGCCTGAGTATCCAAAACGCTACGGGACAAAGAGTAGGAGGAGAAAGACAT includes:
- a CDS encoding T9SS type A sorting domain-containing protein, which translates into the protein MKKILSLLSILFFWYSSYAQNLGLAWGYTLDNQLESLGQSVLVDPLGNSYIEGVYNGSLDLDPGPGIQMTSNDTANYSLFIKKMDASGNFLWGHSFGTGINPILAGVVSGKNMAIDGYGNVFYTGIFTGTIDFDPGPNAFNMTANSPDGFDHFILKLDPNGNFLWARSMERNSHEQIAKISVDGRGNVYLGGQFWGNVDFDPGPATFFMNARSSGSFFMLKLDHKGDFLWAKSIGNSRRNKLGAIEVDKQGNLYMCAGFNGTLDVDPGTGVFELMSHNNSQNIDVFVLKLDTSGDFLWGSIVRKGGGTWNNIFNLVIDPDENVIVGSSYYGAADFDPGPGQFSMATSGNGTGFTVKLNKRGEFIWAKQLERFPNSNSSDYATIDIIHSDPLGHIYLIGTMLGEMDVDPGPAVYRLGATHVRGGFLIKLSPSGDFIYAINRQPVPGFDISDMGMDPLNNLYFTGRLFERMDIDPGPDSLFLGPDSLNGAFYLLKWTQDSCSDMLAIIDSLEALSCNNGQGYASGHALGGKAPFSYEWNSSPPSTDSFASFNIGGSYEFSVTDSRGCNSTSQVLLNGPTSQNGQDLVVNITSTPFRTGFPATIWLDAFNDGCQPVTGEVVLVLDPFLSYNSSSPPPDTIIGDSLIWYVSNMNFDSPHFMAAVDVTVSLNAGIGERICLDADISPKTNDTNTKNNSRDYCRDVINAFDPNDKLASPQGLCEEGYIEANERLTYTVRFQNTGNANAINIFILDTLDQDFDINSLKVVGQSHKPMITEILSDRVLKFRFDNIYLPDSTTDEKNSHGYVMFEVAPLAGLPVGTELTNAAGIYFDFNEPVITNTVLNTITDVLPSLDTSYVSASSCNSYTLNGRTYMQSGSFVQQLSGMGPCDSVVILNLSLQPLDTSVTLISKTLTANEGGAHGLNVSYQWVDCDNNNSPINGATQQSFTPQRNGNYAVIISRDNCSELSACTNVSVLSIDSDFQAQLKYYPNPTQARVIFELGGFYQEVSLSIQNATGQRVGGERHFGISTLGLDLAHPAGIYFVQLVADGKQAIIKLIIN